From Oryctolagus cuniculus chromosome 17, mOryCun1.1, whole genome shotgun sequence, a single genomic window includes:
- the C17H17orf113 gene encoding uncharacterized protein C17orf113 homolog — protein MVPPGKKPAGEASNSNKKCKRYFNEHWKEEFPWLDFDYERKLMFCLECRHALVRNKHGKAENAFTVGTDNFQRHALLRHVTSGAHRQALAVNQGQPALEGQAGGGGAYSGLAPTPTPRGVKAEVDPAKVAVLTTVYCMAKEDLPDDRCSALLELQKFNLCQALLGVERGDYYSPRRVRDMQAAIAGVLHTEACQRLKASPYVGLVLDETRDWPESHSLALFATSVSPCDGQPATTFLGSVELQEGEVTAGQLLDILQAFGVSAPKLAWLGSSLPSDRLRSVGQQLRAACPLLTELHCLPGRTDPEPPAYLGEYESVLDALFRLHGGPSSHVVPELRAALDLAAIDWAGPRPVPWASLLPVVEAVAEIWPCLVSTLEAAAPASPTAGALALALRQFTFVAFTHLLLDALPSVQKLAFVLQPEEPDLALLKPLVMAAAASLQAQRGSGGARLQGFLRELAASDPEGGSGRCTYRGVELVGYSEAAVRGLERLRGALLDSMRRGLWDSYPEPSLEAVAAFATIFDSRRYPQAPEELGSHGEGALRVLLRGFAPAVVRQRALGDFALFKRVVFGLGRLSPRALCARLACAHSELHELFPDFAALAALALALPAGAGLLDKVGRSRELRWWGQSGAGEGRGGHVVKIAVDGPPLQDFDFALAVEFLESGWGEGLLGPQPS, from the exons ATGGTGCCTCCGGGGAAGAAGCCGGCCGGAGAGGCCTCCAACTCCAACAAGAAGTGTAAGCGCTACTTCAACGAGCACTGGAAGGAGGAGTTCCCCTGGCTGGACTTCGACTACGAGCGCAAGCTGATGTTTTGCCTCGAGTGCCGCCACGCCCTGGTGCGCAACAAGCATGGCAAAGCCGAGAACGCCTTCACCGTGGGCACCGACAACTTCCAGCGCCACGCCCTGCTGCGCCACGTGACCTCGGGAGCCCACCGCCAGGCCCTGGCTGTCAACCAGGGCCAGCCCGCTctggagggccaggctgggggagggggcgcctaCTCCGGCCTGGCACCCACGCCCACCCCCAGGGGCGTCAAGGCGGAGGTGGACCCAGCCAAGGTGGCTGTGCTGACCACGGTGTACTGTATGGCCAAGGAGGACCTGCCGGATGACCGCTGCTCTGCCCTGCTCGAGCTGCAGAAGTTCAACCTGTGCCAGGCGCTGCTGGGTGTGGAGCGTGGTGACTACTACAGCCCCAGGAGGGTGAGGGACATGCAG GCAGCCATCGCCGGGGTCCTGCACACAGAGGCCTGCCAGCGCCTGAAGGCATCCCCGTACGTGGGACTGGTGTTGGACGAGACCAGGGACTGGCCCGAGTCCCACAGCCTGGCTCTGTTTGCTACTTCGGTGTCCCCCTGCGATGGCCAGCCTGCCACCACCTTCCTGGGCAGTGTGGAGCTACAGGAGGGCGAGGTCACTGCCGGCCAACTCCTAGACATCCTGCAGGCCTTCGGTGTCTCCGCACCCAAGCTGGCCTGGCTCGGCTCGAGCCTGCCAAGTGACCGCCTGCGGAGTGTGGGCCAGCAGCTCCGGGCCGCCTgcccactgctcacagagctgCACTGCCTCCCTGGCCGGACGGATCCCGAGCCCCCTGCCTACCTGGGTGAATACGAGAGCGTACTGGATGCCCTGTTCCGTCTCCATGGTGGGCCCAGTTCCCACGTGGTCCCCGAGCTGCGGGCTGCGCTGGACCTTGCAGCCATTGACTGGGCAGGGCCGCGGCCGGTACCCTGGGCATCCCTGCTGCCCGTTGTGGAAGCAGTGGCTGAGATCTGGCCTTGCCTTGTATCCACCCTGGAGGCAGcggccccagcctcccccacagctggggccctggccctggccctgcgccAGTTCACCTTCGTAGCCTTCACCCACCTGCTGCTGGACGCTTTGCCCTCCGTGCAGAAACTCGCCTTTGTCCTGCAGCCGGAGGAGCCGGACTTGGCCTTGCTGAAGCCTCTGGTGATGGCTGCCGCTGCCTCCCTCCAAGCTCAGCGGGGCTCGGGTGGGGCCCGCCTCCAGGGCTTCCTGCGAGAACTGGCAGCCTCCGACCCAGAGGGGGGCAGCGGGCGCTGCACCTACCGCGGCGTGGAGTTGGTCGGCTACTCCGAGGCTGCGGTGCGAGGCTTGGAGCGGCTCCGGGGGGCTCTCCTGGACTCCATGCGGAGGGGCCTGTGGGACTCCTACCCCGAGCCCTCGCTGGAGGCTGTGGCCGCCTTCGCGACGATCTTTGACTCCCGCCGCTACCCACAGGCTCCAGAGGAGCTGGGCTCGCATGGCGAGGGGGCGTTGCGGGTGCTGCTGCGGGGCTTCGCGCCGGCCGTGGTCCGCCAGCGGGCGCTGGGCGACTTCGCGCTCTTCAAGCGCGTGGTGTTCGGCCTGGGGCGGCTCAGCCCGCGCGCCCTGTGCGCCAGGCTGGCGTGCGCGCACTCGGAGCTGCACGAGCTCTTCCCCGACTTTGCCGCCCTGGCCGCCCTGGCCCTGGCGTTGCCCGCGGGAGCCGGCCTCTTGGACAAGGTGGGCCGCAGCCGGGAGCTGCGGTGGTGGGGACAGAGCGGGGCAGGGGAAGGCCGCGGCGGCCACGTTGTGAAGATCGCTGTGGATGGGCCGCCGCTGCAGGACTTTGACTTCGCGCTGGCTGTGGAGTTCTTAGAAagtggctggggggaggggctcctggggccGCAGCCCTCCTGA